One Kineococcus aurantiacus genomic window carries:
- a CDS encoding ATP-binding cassette domain-containing protein, translating into MAPVEELTAQPPAVQARGLVKRYGDVTAVAGVDLAVPTGTVLALLGPNGAGKTTTVRMLTTLLVPDGGSATVAGVDVVADPREVRRRIGLSGQYAAVDENLTGFENLDMVGRLYHLGRKRSRERAWELLEQFDLTDAAKRVAKTYSGGMRRRLDLAGALVAEPPVLFLDEPTTGLDPRSRNDMWDLLTRMVGGGTTLLLTTQYLEEAERLADDIVVIDHGRVIARGTADDLKTQVGGQRVEVVVGSDADVDTAAAVLHEVAVGELQVERRARRVTAPVTSGTRVLVEVLQRLGDVGVVPLDAGLRRPTLDDVFLTLTGKPADEVAGGEPARTVQGVRS; encoded by the coding sequence ATGGCACCGGTCGAAGAACTGACGGCCCAGCCGCCGGCGGTCCAGGCGCGAGGGCTCGTGAAGCGGTACGGCGACGTCACAGCGGTGGCGGGCGTCGATCTGGCGGTGCCGACGGGCACCGTCCTGGCCCTGCTGGGGCCCAACGGCGCGGGGAAGACGACGACGGTCCGGATGCTCACGACGCTGCTGGTCCCCGACGGGGGCAGCGCGACGGTCGCGGGCGTGGACGTCGTGGCCGACCCGCGGGAGGTCCGTCGGCGCATCGGCCTGTCGGGCCAGTACGCGGCCGTCGACGAGAACCTCACCGGGTTCGAGAACCTCGACATGGTGGGGCGGCTCTACCACCTGGGTCGCAAGCGGTCCCGGGAGAGGGCGTGGGAGCTGCTTGAGCAGTTCGACCTCACCGACGCGGCCAAGAGGGTCGCCAAGACGTACTCCGGCGGCATGCGGCGCCGCCTCGACCTCGCGGGGGCGCTGGTGGCCGAGCCGCCGGTGCTGTTCCTCGACGAGCCCACCACGGGCCTGGACCCGCGCAGCCGCAACGACATGTGGGACCTGCTGACCCGCATGGTCGGTGGCGGCACCACGCTGCTGCTGACGACGCAGTACCTGGAGGAGGCCGAGCGCCTCGCCGACGACATCGTCGTCATCGACCACGGCCGCGTCATCGCCCGCGGCACCGCCGACGACCTGAAGACCCAGGTCGGCGGCCAGCGCGTCGAGGTCGTCGTCGGGTCCGACGCGGACGTGGACACCGCGGCCGCCGTCCTGCACGAGGTCGCCGTCGGGGAGCTGCAGGTGGAGCGCCGCGCCCGGCGGGTCACCGCCCCGGTGACCTCGGGCACCCGGGTGCTGGTCGAGGTGCTCCAGCGCCTCGGCGACGTCGGCGTCGTCCCGCTCGACGCGGGGTTGCGCCGGCCCACGCTGGACGACGTGTTCCTGACGTTGACGGGCAAACCCGCCGACGAGGTCGCCGGCGGGGAGCCGGCCCGGACGGTGCAGGGGGTGCGCTCGTGA
- a CDS encoding CobW family GTP-binding protein, translated as MSTPVVVLAGFLGAGKTTVLNQLLRSAADVRLGVVVNDFGAVGIDALLVAGWADSAVSLENGCLCCSTDDGSVDELLARLTAPRRGPGLDAVVVEASGVAEPSAMVRRVLTTTVPGVRYGGLVVAVDAVEFEATRLRHPQLDDHVAMADVVLLTKTDLVPAEEAARLAAVCRGLNAWAPVVPAAKGQLDPRLLFETPPARQRQLALGEVVHDPGDPGTHVHSMYDAVEFRSEAPLDPRRFVAFLERRPSGVFRVKGFVRFAVEGSGQRYLLQTVGAAVRFERGAWPPGSDRATELVLVGAGLDADALRRDLRDCVHDGEPLRDEMAMMGVLRSTEGV; from the coding sequence GTGAGCACCCCCGTGGTCGTCCTCGCCGGGTTCCTCGGGGCGGGCAAGACGACGGTGCTCAACCAGTTGCTCCGGTCGGCGGCCGACGTGCGGCTCGGTGTCGTCGTCAACGACTTCGGCGCCGTCGGGATCGACGCCCTCCTGGTGGCCGGCTGGGCCGACAGCGCGGTGTCGCTGGAGAACGGCTGCCTGTGCTGCTCCACCGACGACGGCAGCGTCGACGAGCTGCTCGCCCGCCTCACCGCCCCCCGGCGCGGCCCGGGGCTGGACGCCGTCGTCGTCGAGGCCAGCGGCGTCGCCGAGCCGTCGGCCATGGTGCGCCGGGTCCTGACCACCACCGTGCCCGGCGTCCGCTACGGCGGGCTCGTCGTCGCCGTCGACGCCGTGGAGTTCGAGGCGACCCGGCTGCGGCACCCCCAGCTCGACGACCACGTCGCCATGGCCGACGTCGTGCTGCTCACCAAGACCGACCTCGTGCCGGCGGAGGAGGCCGCCCGGCTCGCCGCGGTCTGCCGGGGCCTGAACGCCTGGGCGCCCGTCGTCCCCGCCGCGAAGGGGCAGCTCGACCCGCGGCTGCTGTTCGAGACCCCGCCCGCGCGGCAGCGGCAGCTCGCGCTCGGCGAGGTGGTCCACGACCCCGGCGACCCCGGGACGCACGTCCACTCGATGTACGACGCCGTCGAGTTCCGCAGCGAGGCGCCGCTGGACCCCCGCCGGTTCGTCGCCTTCCTCGAGCGCCGCCCCTCCGGGGTCTTCCGCGTGAAGGGCTTCGTGCGGTTCGCCGTGGAGGGTTCCGGGCAGCGGTACCTGCTGCAGACCGTCGGCGCGGCCGTCCGCTTCGAGCGCGGCGCCTGGCCGCCGGGGTCGGACCGCGCCACCGAGCTCGTCCTCGTCGGCGCCGGCCTGGACGCCGACGCGCTGCGCCGGGACCTGCGCGACTGCGTCCACGACGGGGAGCCGCTGCGCGACGAGATGGCGATGATGGGCGTCCTGCGCAGCACCGAGGGGGTCTGA
- a CDS encoding phospho-sugar mutase, which translates to MSDELFDRVRAWIADDPDPRTRSELQALLDDGSAAARADLADRFRGPLEFGTAGLRGVVGAGEHRMNRAVVQRAAAGLGAWLTARFDRPRVVVGLDARHGSREFADDSAAVLTAAGCEVLLLPGPLPTPVLAFAVRHLDADAGVMVTASHNPARDNGYKVYLGGRAAGPEGRGVQIVPPVDAGIAERIAAVGPLAGLPRAADGWTVLGPGIVEEYLSAVTAAVDPAPGRDPRVVVTAMHGVGNSVLLEALHRSGFTDVHPVPEQADPDPAFPTVPFPNPEEPGALDRAVALAERVGADVVLAVDPDADRCCVAVPGPGGFTQLSGDELGRVLGAELARSGAVLACSVVSSQALRRVADRTGARFASALTGFKWIARVPDLTFGYEEAIGYCVAPEVVRDKDGISASLLVAGIVRRELAAGRTLRDLLDDLDRLDGVHLTAPVTVRVEDLSLIPAAMARLRTDPPAHLGGSAVTSVEDLAEGLDGLPPTDGLRFRTADGTRVVVRPSGTEPKLKCYCEVVADVEGDLPGARRAARERLDGVLRDVRAATGLA; encoded by the coding sequence GTGAGCGACGAGCTGTTCGACCGGGTCCGCGCGTGGATCGCCGACGACCCCGACCCCCGGACGCGCTCGGAGCTGCAGGCCCTGCTCGACGACGGTTCCGCGGCGGCCCGGGCCGACCTGGCGGACCGGTTCCGCGGTCCCCTGGAGTTCGGCACGGCGGGGTTGCGGGGGGTGGTCGGCGCCGGTGAGCACCGCATGAACCGCGCCGTGGTGCAGCGCGCGGCCGCGGGTCTGGGGGCCTGGCTGACGGCCCGGTTCGACCGTCCCCGCGTGGTGGTCGGGCTCGACGCCCGGCACGGGTCGCGGGAGTTCGCCGACGACTCCGCGGCCGTCCTGACGGCCGCGGGCTGCGAGGTGCTGCTGCTGCCCGGGCCGCTGCCGACACCGGTCCTGGCCTTCGCCGTGCGGCACCTGGACGCCGACGCGGGCGTCATGGTCACCGCGAGCCACAACCCGGCCCGCGACAACGGCTACAAGGTCTACCTGGGCGGGCGGGCCGCCGGTCCCGAGGGGCGCGGGGTGCAGATCGTGCCGCCGGTGGACGCCGGGATCGCCGAGCGGATCGCCGCGGTGGGCCCGCTGGCCGGCCTGCCGCGCGCCGCGGACGGCTGGACGGTCCTGGGGCCGGGGATCGTCGAGGAGTACCTGTCCGCCGTCACCGCCGCCGTGGACCCCGCCCCGGGCCGCGACCCGCGGGTCGTGGTCACCGCGATGCACGGCGTCGGCAACTCCGTGCTGCTGGAGGCGCTGCACCGCAGCGGTTTCACCGACGTGCACCCCGTCCCTGAGCAGGCCGACCCGGACCCGGCGTTCCCGACGGTCCCGTTCCCGAACCCCGAGGAACCCGGCGCGCTGGACCGGGCGGTCGCCCTCGCGGAGCGGGTCGGCGCCGACGTCGTCCTGGCCGTCGACCCCGACGCGGACCGGTGCTGCGTCGCGGTGCCCGGCCCGGGGGGTTTCACCCAGCTCTCCGGTGACGAGCTGGGCCGCGTCCTGGGTGCGGAACTGGCCCGCTCCGGCGCGGTGCTGGCCTGCTCGGTGGTCAGCTCGCAGGCGCTGCGGCGGGTCGCGGACCGGACCGGTGCGCGGTTCGCGTCCGCGCTGACGGGTTTCAAGTGGATCGCGCGGGTCCCGGACCTGACGTTCGGGTACGAGGAGGCCATCGGCTACTGCGTGGCCCCGGAGGTGGTGCGGGACAAGGACGGGATCTCCGCCTCGCTGCTGGTGGCGGGGATCGTGCGCCGCGAGCTGGCCGCGGGCCGGACCCTGCGGGACCTGCTCGACGACCTCGACCGCCTCGACGGCGTGCACCTGACGGCGCCGGTGACGGTCCGCGTCGAGGACCTGTCCCTCATCCCGGCGGCGATGGCGCGGCTGCGCACCGACCCGCCCGCGCACCTGGGGGGTTCGGCGGTGACCTCGGTCGAGGACCTCGCCGAGGGCCTGGACGGGTTGCCGCCCACGGACGGCCTGCGGTTCCGGACGGCGGACGGGACCCGGGTGGTGGTGCGCCCGAGCGGGACCGAACCGAAGCTGAAGTGCTACTGCGAGGTCGTCGCCGACGTCGAGGGGGACCTGCCCGGCGCGCGCCGCGCGGCCCGCGAGCGGCTGGACGGGGTGCTGCGGGACGTGCGGGCGGCGACCGGGCTGGCCTGA
- a CDS encoding SDR family NAD(P)-dependent oxidoreductase has translation MTQHPLGSGFTAASTTTDVLAGRDLTGTRVVVTAGHRGLGLVTTRALAAAGAHVTVATRHPALAARTLAGVDRVAVAGLDLLDPASIDAFTRAWDGPLHVLVNAANLPAPAQVERDARGVEKQFATGHLGHFQLTTGLLPALRAAGAARVVTLSSGAHRFGRIRWEDPGFTTGYHPQAAYAQTKLANVLFSVGLDRRYAADGVRGYAVHPGVVLMGALDDPVWAATLREQGLLDAGGRPVIDPARGKKTPEQGAATVVFAATSPLLADVGGVYLKDNDVAPVDDEVRELTADVIPSDATSAALDPATAQRLWGFSERLVG, from the coding sequence GTGACCCAGCACCCCCTCGGCTCCGGTTTCACCGCGGCCTCGACCACCACCGACGTCCTCGCCGGCCGCGACCTGACCGGCACCCGGGTCGTCGTCACCGCCGGCCACCGCGGCCTCGGGCTGGTCACCACCCGCGCGCTGGCCGCCGCCGGCGCCCACGTCACCGTCGCGACCCGCCACCCCGCGCTCGCCGCACGCACCCTGGCCGGCGTGGACCGGGTCGCGGTGGCCGGGCTCGACCTGCTCGACCCCGCCTCCATCGACGCCTTCACCCGCGCCTGGGACGGGCCGCTGCACGTCCTGGTGAACGCGGCCAACCTGCCCGCCCCCGCGCAGGTCGAGCGCGACGCCCGCGGGGTCGAGAAGCAGTTCGCCACCGGGCACCTCGGGCACTTCCAGCTCACCACCGGCCTGCTGCCGGCCCTGCGCGCCGCCGGGGCCGCCCGCGTCGTCACGCTGTCCTCCGGGGCCCACCGGTTCGGGCGGATCCGCTGGGAGGACCCCGGGTTCACGACCGGCTACCACCCGCAGGCGGCCTACGCCCAGACCAAGCTCGCCAACGTCCTGTTCAGCGTCGGGCTGGACCGCCGGTACGCCGCCGACGGGGTCCGCGGCTACGCCGTCCACCCCGGCGTCGTCCTGATGGGCGCCCTCGACGACCCGGTCTGGGCGGCGACCCTGCGCGAGCAGGGGCTCCTCGACGCCGGCGGCCGCCCCGTGATCGACCCCGCGCGGGGCAAGAAGACGCCGGAGCAGGGGGCGGCGACCGTCGTGTTCGCGGCCACCAGCCCCCTGCTCGCCGACGTCGGCGGCGTCTACCTCAAGGACAACGACGTCGCCCCCGTCGACGACGAGGTGCGGGAGCTGACGGCCGACGTCATCCCCTCCGACGCGACCTCGGCCGCCCTCGACCCCGCCACGGCGCAGCGGCTGTGGGGTTTCAGCGAGCGCCTGGTCGGCTGA
- a CDS encoding SDR family oxidoreductase, whose amino-acid sequence MTTGTTVRKTVLVTGASSGIGEGTARELAAAGHHVVLTARRADRLAEVAGGITRAGGSASTAVLDVTDPAAFRAVVDGVVAEHGRLDVLVANSGVMLLSPFTSLLTQQWDRTVDVNVKGVLHGIAAVLPHFLRQGSGHFVTTASVGAHQVSPTAGVYCATKYAVWALMEGLRLELPPSVRVTTITPGVVESELATHITDATAAAAMAEYRREAIAPAAIGRAIAYAVGEPADVDVNEVVVRPAAQRP is encoded by the coding sequence ATGACCACAGGAACCACCGTCCGCAAGACCGTCCTCGTCACCGGCGCCTCCAGCGGCATCGGGGAGGGGACCGCCCGTGAACTGGCCGCGGCCGGGCACCACGTCGTCCTCACCGCCCGGCGCGCCGACCGGCTCGCCGAGGTCGCCGGGGGGATCACCCGCGCCGGCGGGTCGGCCTCCACCGCCGTGCTGGACGTCACCGACCCCGCCGCCTTCCGCGCCGTCGTCGACGGCGTGGTGGCCGAGCACGGGCGCCTCGACGTCCTCGTCGCGAACTCCGGCGTCATGCTGCTGTCCCCCTTCACCTCCCTGCTGACGCAGCAGTGGGACCGCACCGTGGACGTCAACGTCAAGGGCGTGCTGCACGGCATCGCCGCCGTCCTGCCGCACTTCCTGCGCCAGGGCTCGGGGCACTTCGTCACCACGGCCTCCGTCGGCGCCCACCAGGTCAGCCCCACCGCCGGGGTCTACTGCGCCACCAAGTACGCGGTGTGGGCGCTCATGGAGGGATTGCGGCTGGAACTGCCGCCGTCGGTGCGCGTCACGACCATCACCCCCGGGGTCGTCGAGAGCGAGCTGGCCACCCACATCACCGACGCCACCGCCGCGGCCGCGATGGCCGAGTACCGCCGGGAGGCGATCGCCCCGGCCGCGATCGGGCGGGCGATCGCCTACGCGGTCGGGGAACCGGCCGACGTCGACGTCAACGAGGTCGTCGTCCGGCCCGCCGCGCAGCGCCCCTGA
- a CDS encoding helix-turn-helix domain-containing protein, with translation MTALGDFLRARRADVSPADAGLPAGTRRRVPGLRRSEVALLADISVEYYVRLEQGRERNPSPAVLDALAAALRLPRDGAEHLYRLAGLAPVPTAGGPERVDPRLVGLLAAWPATPALVLGRALDVLASNPLAEELFGGFPATRNLVEFVFLTPAARTLYPDWNVVARNTVAAFRLADGAHPGDPRIRSVREALRGSEEFSRWWDRHDARGKTAERKRFAHPRAGEFTLDVQTFDVRDGAGQQLAVYHAAAGTPSADALTLLGMLAAQRTARTTAQTTAQVTSTNTGLV, from the coding sequence GTGACCGCTCTCGGGGACTTCCTCCGCGCCCGCCGCGCCGACGTCTCCCCCGCCGACGCGGGGTTGCCGGCCGGTACCCGGCGCCGCGTACCGGGCCTGCGCCGCAGCGAGGTCGCGCTGCTGGCCGACATCAGCGTCGAGTACTACGTGCGGCTGGAGCAGGGCCGTGAGCGCAACCCCTCGCCGGCCGTGCTGGACGCCCTGGCCGCGGCGCTGCGCCTGCCCCGCGACGGGGCCGAGCACCTGTACCGGCTGGCCGGGCTCGCCCCGGTGCCGACGGCCGGCGGGCCCGAGCGGGTGGACCCGCGGCTGGTGGGGCTGCTGGCGGCCTGGCCGGCGACGCCCGCGCTGGTGCTGGGCCGCGCCCTGGACGTGCTGGCCAGCAACCCGCTGGCCGAGGAGCTCTTCGGGGGTTTCCCGGCGACGCGCAACCTCGTGGAGTTCGTGTTCCTGACCCCGGCGGCCCGCACGCTCTACCCGGACTGGAACGTCGTGGCGCGCAACACGGTCGCCGCGTTCCGCCTCGCCGACGGCGCGCACCCCGGCGACCCCCGCATCCGGTCCGTCCGCGAGGCCCTGCGGGGCAGCGAGGAGTTCTCCAGGTGGTGGGACCGGCACGACGCGCGCGGCAAGACCGCCGAGCGCAAGCGGTTCGCGCACCCGCGGGCGGGGGAGTTCACGCTGGACGTGCAGACCTTCGACGTCCGCGACGGTGCGGGGCAGCAGCTCGCCGTCTACCACGCCGCCGCGGGGACCCCCTCCGCCGACGCCCTGACCCTGCTGGGGATGCTCGCCGCCCAGCGCACCGCTCGGACCACCGCTCAGACCACCGCTCAGGTGACGTCGACGAACACCGGGTTGGTGTAG
- a CDS encoding PHP domain-containing protein, which produces MAAHPHPHPHAPTPLPPDPVSSDGDDRDFAWYAGDHHIHTTFSRDAMYSVDDQVRRGHECGLDWLVITDHGGPDHAKQSVALQTPLIEQARRRHDVLVFQGMEWNVPGAEHATFIAPDHADTPDLLQRFERMFDGDVLAARQNPTGPRLIEHSVEGGPVAEQLGLDALAWLVEELRTGTVGEALVLSNHPMRTGRVSPSKVRGWRDAAPGVFVGWEGAPGHQAAALPAPLGRGRGRGQYDESPGRWSFPGYDLDQYRTWGGFDAATARVGGLWDSLLAEGLPWWITANSDNHFDIGDTVRVGHPSLEHYREHGSRGEPVETGVVQHGYVDFAPGFYSRTCVGAVSRDYRSVMAALRGGRVFVVHGGLVRAVEGRVRAAGPGPGVTFGGRTTVRRGGDVEVELTVDPATAPNGSGEVPRSARWDVIVGTVTGRAGDRDLFEAPGTRVVESFEMPRTGGRQVFRTVLRGVADPLYVRFRGSDGKHARADGHPEVDRIGDSDPWDDLWCYTNPVFVDVT; this is translated from the coding sequence GTGGCCGCCCACCCCCACCCCCACCCCCACGCACCGACCCCGCTGCCGCCGGACCCGGTGAGCTCCGACGGCGACGACCGCGACTTCGCCTGGTACGCCGGCGACCACCACATCCACACGACCTTCTCGCGCGACGCCATGTACTCCGTCGACGACCAGGTCCGCCGCGGCCACGAGTGCGGGCTGGACTGGCTGGTCATCACCGACCACGGCGGCCCCGACCACGCCAAGCAGTCCGTCGCCCTGCAGACCCCGCTCATCGAGCAGGCCCGCCGGCGCCACGACGTCCTCGTCTTCCAGGGCATGGAGTGGAACGTCCCCGGCGCCGAGCACGCCACCTTCATCGCCCCCGACCACGCCGACACCCCCGACCTGCTGCAGCGGTTCGAGCGGATGTTCGACGGCGACGTCCTGGCCGCCCGGCAGAACCCCACCGGACCCCGGCTCATCGAGCACTCCGTCGAGGGCGGCCCGGTCGCCGAGCAGCTCGGGCTCGACGCCCTGGCCTGGCTGGTGGAGGAACTGCGCACCGGCACCGTGGGGGAGGCCCTCGTGCTGTCCAACCACCCCATGCGCACCGGCCGCGTCTCCCCCTCGAAGGTGCGCGGCTGGCGCGACGCCGCCCCCGGGGTGTTCGTCGGCTGGGAGGGGGCGCCCGGTCACCAGGCCGCCGCGCTGCCCGCCCCCCTGGGCCGGGGCCGGGGACGCGGCCAGTACGACGAGTCCCCGGGGAGGTGGTCCTTCCCCGGCTACGACCTCGACCAGTACCGCACCTGGGGCGGTTTCGACGCCGCCACCGCCCGCGTGGGCGGGTTGTGGGACTCGCTGCTCGCCGAGGGGCTGCCGTGGTGGATCACCGCCAACTCCGACAACCACTTCGACATCGGCGACACCGTCCGCGTCGGCCACCCCTCCCTGGAGCACTACCGCGAGCACGGCTCGCGCGGTGAACCCGTCGAGACCGGCGTCGTGCAGCACGGGTACGTCGACTTCGCCCCCGGGTTCTACTCCCGCACGTGCGTGGGTGCGGTGTCGCGCGACTACCGCTCGGTCATGGCGGCCCTGCGCGGCGGGCGGGTCTTCGTCGTCCACGGCGGGCTCGTGCGGGCCGTCGAGGGGCGGGTGCGCGCCGCCGGTCCCGGCCCCGGCGTGACGTTCGGGGGGCGCACCACGGTCCGGCGCGGCGGGGACGTCGAGGTCGAGCTCACCGTCGACCCCGCCACCGCGCCCAACGGCAGCGGTGAGGTGCCGCGCTCGGCGCGCTGGGACGTCATCGTCGGCACCGTCACCGGCCGGGCCGGGGACCGCGACCTGTTCGAGGCGCCGGGCACCCGCGTCGTGGAGAGCTTCGAGATGCCCCGCACGGGCGGGCGGCAGGTGTTCCGGACCGTCCTGCGGGGCGTCGCCGACCCGCTGTACGTGCGGTTCCGCGGCAGCGACGGCAAGCACGCGCGCGCCGACGGGCACCCCGAGGTGGACCGGATCGGGGACTCCGACCCGTGGGACGACCTGTGGTGCTACACCAACCCGGTGTTCGTCGACGTCACCTGA
- a CDS encoding aldehyde dehydrogenase family protein: MSTSPPEAPAGLSAPRESPLRVTTLDLPAADESLAAVPAPTPALPAEVPELVLADGPDGPDGSAPATGDLLDVLAPTTGERLLRVQDTGPDLARDIASAVAATSASDWAWLSPEDRARFLFAVADVLADHVRALAVTAALTTGRPLAAGFTRDAPAAHAAAFSAAGWADKLPAVGAAHRPGGGVVVVLATWRTSTADALSAIVAALATGCGVVLRARPAAAATARQLVRLAEEAGLPPGLVRAAPGADAAADAVLWSHDALVAVRADGSADDLRRVGVALAHRGTPLLQRLDAPHVDVVLAGADLEQVSTALVEASAGGAHQRPGGSRVLVARSVADALTARTAPVVARLRTGHPLDRATVVGPVPTPHLARAAREVLDSTDGLPAGLPPGGWWAPPGLATVGRHSAWPPPGPVLGVRSIRSPADALPHLAGAGSVTVWGGELGAEVPAPPDPRRDALDLVRACRA, encoded by the coding sequence GTGAGCACTTCGCCACCGGAGGCTCCCGCGGGCCTGTCCGCCCCGCGGGAGTCCCCGTTGCGCGTGACCACCCTCGACCTGCCCGCCGCCGACGAGTCGCTGGCCGCCGTGCCCGCTCCCACCCCCGCCCTGCCCGCGGAGGTCCCCGAGCTCGTCCTGGCCGACGGCCCCGACGGCCCCGACGGCTCCGCGCCGGCCACCGGGGACCTCCTCGACGTCCTGGCGCCCACGACGGGGGAACGGCTGCTGCGCGTGCAGGACACCGGCCCCGACCTCGCGCGGGACATCGCCTCCGCCGTCGCGGCCACCAGCGCCAGCGACTGGGCGTGGCTGTCGCCCGAGGACCGCGCGCGCTTCCTCTTCGCCGTCGCCGACGTCCTCGCCGACCACGTGCGGGCGCTGGCCGTCACCGCGGCCCTGACGACGGGCCGGCCGCTGGCCGCCGGGTTCACCCGCGACGCCCCCGCCGCCCACGCCGCTGCCTTCTCCGCGGCCGGCTGGGCCGACAAGCTCCCGGCCGTCGGCGCCGCGCACCGCCCCGGCGGCGGGGTCGTCGTCGTCCTCGCGACGTGGCGCACGAGCACCGCCGACGCCCTGAGCGCGATCGTCGCGGCCCTGGCCACCGGCTGCGGGGTCGTCCTGCGGGCCCGCCCCGCCGCGGCCGCGACCGCCCGCCAGCTCGTGCGCCTGGCCGAGGAGGCGGGTCTGCCGCCGGGGCTGGTCCGGGCCGCCCCCGGTGCCGACGCCGCCGCGGACGCCGTCCTGTGGTCCCACGACGCCCTCGTGGCCGTCCGCGCCGACGGGTCCGCCGACGACCTGCGCAGGGTGGGCGTGGCGCTGGCCCACCGCGGAACCCCTCTGCTGCAACGCCTCGACGCCCCCCACGTGGACGTCGTGCTGGCCGGGGCGGACCTGGAGCAGGTGAGCACGGCCCTCGTGGAGGCCAGCGCGGGCGGCGCCCACCAGCGCCCGGGCGGCTCGCGCGTCCTCGTCGCCCGGTCCGTCGCCGACGCCCTCACCGCCCGCACGGCCCCCGTCGTCGCCCGGCTGCGGACCGGCCACCCCCTCGACCGCGCCACGGTCGTCGGCCCCGTCCCGACCCCGCACCTGGCCCGCGCCGCCCGGGAGGTCCTCGACTCCACCGACGGGCTGCCCGCCGGACTCCCGCCGGGCGGCTGGTGGGCCCCCCCGGGCCTGGCGACGGTCGGGCGGCACAGCGCCTGGCCCCCACCCGGTCCCGTGCTGGGCGTGCGCTCGATCCGCTCCCCCGCCGACGCGCTGCCGCACCTGGCCGGAGCCGGCTCGGTGACGGTGTGGGGTGGTGAGCTCGGCGCGGAGGTCCCGGCCCCGCCGGACCCGCGCCGCGACGCGCTCGACCTCGTCCGGGCCTGCCGTGCGTGA
- a CDS encoding MarR family transcriptional regulator, giving the protein MARGLSEEQLAAYFTLTEVGNLLEQAVSDQLRADGDLSPVQFQVLATLGEPGAPDYRMTDLADRIVYSRSGFSYQAGQLEKRGLIARERDGHDERSTVVRLTAQGRDLLARVMPGHVEVVRELLLEALPPRDLQTLRGVLDPVRDRLRSRPPRSARPRRRTG; this is encoded by the coding sequence GTGGCCCGGGGACTGAGCGAGGAGCAACTGGCGGCGTACTTCACGCTGACCGAGGTGGGGAACCTGCTCGAGCAGGCCGTCAGCGACCAGCTGCGCGCCGACGGCGACCTGAGCCCCGTGCAGTTCCAGGTCCTGGCCACCCTGGGCGAACCCGGTGCCCCGGACTACCGCATGACCGACCTGGCCGACCGGATCGTCTACAGCCGCAGCGGGTTCAGCTACCAGGCGGGGCAGCTGGAGAAACGCGGCCTCATCGCCCGCGAGCGCGACGGCCACGACGAGCGCAGCACCGTCGTGCGGCTGACCGCGCAGGGCCGGGACCTGCTGGCGCGGGTCATGCCCGGGCACGTGGAGGTCGTGCGGGAGCTGCTGCTCGAGGCGCTGCCGCCCCGGGACCTGCAGACCCTGCGCGGGGTGCTGGACCCGGTGCGCGACCGCCTGCGGTCCCGGCCACCGCGGTCGGCCCGGCCGCGCCGCCGCACGGGGTAG
- a CDS encoding zinc-binding dehydrogenase — MRTVRVTRYGTPDVLQVTDVDRPVPGEGEVLVRVAATTFNPVDAAVRGGWMTELIPLQLPYTPGIDLAGTVVDTGEPVIAFLGVPVGGGAAEYAAVPRDLLVPAPTSVPLADAAALPIAGLTARQGLFDHGGLRAGQRVLVNGAGGGVGGFAVQLAKRAGAHVIATAGPRSRAAVEAAGADEVVDHTRVALADAVTAPVDLLFNNVSGDPAELSRLTGLVRDGGTAVSAPPLPLTDDDARGVHWKVMYVRNDTAQLAELARAVDAGELRLDVSDRRPLADLAAVHADGEAGRLRGRVVITV, encoded by the coding sequence GTGCGCACCGTCCGCGTCACCCGCTACGGCACCCCCGACGTCCTGCAGGTCACCGACGTCGACCGGCCCGTCCCCGGCGAGGGCGAGGTCCTCGTCCGCGTCGCGGCCACCACCTTCAACCCCGTCGACGCCGCCGTCCGCGGCGGGTGGATGACCGAGCTCATCCCCCTCCAGCTGCCCTACACCCCCGGCATCGACCTCGCCGGCACCGTCGTGGACACCGGCGAACCGGTCATCGCCTTCCTCGGCGTCCCCGTCGGCGGCGGCGCGGCCGAGTACGCCGCCGTCCCCCGCGACCTGCTCGTGCCCGCCCCCACGTCCGTCCCGCTCGCCGACGCCGCGGCGCTGCCCATCGCCGGCCTCACCGCCCGGCAGGGCCTGTTCGACCACGGCGGCCTGCGCGCCGGCCAGCGCGTCCTCGTCAACGGCGCCGGCGGTGGCGTCGGCGGTTTCGCCGTCCAGCTCGCCAAGCGCGCCGGAGCGCACGTCATCGCCACCGCCGGCCCCCGCAGCCGCGCCGCCGTCGAGGCGGCCGGGGCCGACGAGGTCGTCGACCACACCCGCGTCGCCCTCGCCGACGCCGTGACCGCCCCCGTCGACCTGCTCTTCAACAACGTCTCCGGGGACCCCGCCGAACTCAGCCGGCTCACCGGTCTCGTCCGCGACGGAGGCACGGCCGTGAGCGCTCCGCCGCTGCCCCTGACCGACGACGACGCCCGCGGCGTGCACTGGAAGGTCATGTACGTGCGCAACGACACCGCCCAGCTCGCCGAGCTCGCCCGCGCCGTCGACGCCGGGGAACTGCGCCTCGACGTCTCCGACCGCCGCCCGCTCGCGGACCTGGCCGCCGTCCACGCCGACGGCGAGGCGGGACGGCTGCGGGGCCGCGTCGTCATCACCGTCTGA